The following is a genomic window from Hemitrygon akajei chromosome 6, sHemAka1.3, whole genome shotgun sequence.
TAACCTTCCAATCAGCAACTACTGCTTGAATAGAGTTAACTGCCCTTAATGATGTTTTAGAAGATCTGGCAGCTCTTTGTAAATTCCTTCAGAAAAGCTATTTGAATATAATTGAAGCATTGCAGTATGAAGAAGTAATAGTTAACAAATTACGGTCACAGTATCTTGGCGATGCTATTTATTGGAGTGACAAACTGCTTGCCTCTATAAGTTCTGATACCGATACCGCGCCTTATTATTCGATTAATTCAACATGTATGTAATCACTTGGGTAATAGGTTTCTTGACGATAAGGTAAGAGAATGGCAAGCTTTTGACCCTGTTGTTATTGCAAATGCAACAAattttgaatttggaaaagagaatGTTGCATGACTGACAAAAAAAACTCCGCATTTAAAGTTCCACACAGTTTGCAGgccatgtaaaaaaaaaagttcctgctcagagcaatggtttgtTAGCTCAGCTGTTTAAAAATTAGAGGGATTGTTGACATTGAATGTATCAGACAAATCTGAAACATAAATATTGATCACTGCTTCAACTAAATTAATATTTTGATTTAAAATTGATTACTTATATTTTTAATACACAAGTATGTACTTAGTGAACGGTTCAATGTATTTAAAATATCCATCTACTGAACTACAATACCGTGTTCTTTCCTTACCAGGCTTTGAGCTCCCTGGAAATCTGGAAGCACCTGTTTGCTGCAGTGTCTACAGAAGTCAACAGTCCATTGTTGCAATAAAATGGTAGATGAGGAGACTTCCACAGATCTATTGCTTCTAACAGACCCAAACCATGAAACCAGATTATTCAATGATGTAATATCCATTGGTGAAACTGATTCAGAAAATAATCCACAGTCACTTAATTCCATATCACATGTTGATgaatctgatccaggtgactggGAGCTGGATGACTCACTTGTTGAACCGCAATGTGATTACATGTCAGATCATTCTCTGATCACTGGAAATAGTCCACCATTGCAGCTGTTTCAGTTACGGGGAGCTAGTTCTGGGTTCACTTCACGTAGTCACAGTATATTCAGTGGCTTGGAGAATGCAGTAAAACTTGATGCTTCTCAGTCCAAAGACAAGAAGATCATTGAAGGAGAATTCAAACATCCACCATATCAAGCTCCTCAGGAAAAGCTGACGGAAGGATCTCCTTCAGAGAAAATGATAGTCATGGTACCAGCCAGAGCAAGGCAGAGCACGGTCTTGTGTAAAAAGCCACACTCTGTCCCAGACTTCCTTCTGCATCCAGAACGCTGGACAAAATACAGCTTGGAAGATGTTCCAGAAATGAGCAATAAGAAAAATACAGCAGTGGCGCTTGAGTTCATGGGTGTTTTGAAAAaacgaaaaaaagaaaaaaatacagacATGCAGCAAGACCTAACCGAAGACCTAACAGACTTCAATGAAAGCTCCAGTTCCTGTTTCAATCAAAAATCTGACAGTGGTGTTGGTAAAATCGTTTTCAGAAAGCCATCAAAACCAGAGGTAACAGAATGGGATAGTCCTGACAAAAAGGTTGATGTGAtcaagaagagagagaagagCGGTGAACTCAGTTCAGTAGATCTGGCACTTTCAGATTGCAGTGAAGTCCAGGATGCAGAAGCTTGGTGGCATGATAAAGATGTAGCGGAGCTGTCAAAGGACAGGAAACAGATAACAGCAGAAGAGAAGGAGCAAAACTCAGTCATATTTCACAATGTAAGAAAGAGAAATCGGAAGAATATTCGAATGAAATTGAATGAAGACAGCGAGGATGACTAATATCCACATGGTTTGATTTTAAATAGATTATCTTAAAATCAATATTTAGTTAAATATTCCTTTGACAGAGCTGTCTCCTTTTAGGCCATGCTTTAAGTTTCCCAGGAAGGTAGTATTAATTTTGTACAGTTATCCAATGTTTGTATTCACAGGTGTATGTTATGGGGGTTGGGGAGGGTTTGGAGTGTGATGTAGAGGTGGCGAGGGAGGGAGAGGCAGGAGAAGTTCTAAATGGGTCAggtttgtgatggaaaggagaGAAATGTAAGATCTTGAACTGTAGTGAAAGTAAAATGTACACTATGTATAAACACTTTATGCTTCAAGTGACAAGAACTGCAATGTTATTTTGAAACCCAGACGAAAAGAATGAGAAGCCCTAACATGAGCTTCTATGTGGCAAAATTCAGGGCTTGAGAGTAAAGTACTAAATTGTATTTCATGTGACCAGCAATGTTAACAATGCACTGTTGCTTAACAATTATTAGTAGATGTAATTTCAAATAAAATTAATCCACAAGTAGGTATTTGTGACGTGACCAACTTTTATTGTCCATCTCTCATTGCTTTTGGTTCTAATCAAGCAGTGAGTAATGCTTGAGAAGTGCTGAGCTTAGAATTCACTTGGGTTTTCCATCACACTGACTTTAACCTGTAGACAACAAAAGGCtttgagaacttgccacagtaTAGTTTACCATAGTCCAATAAAATTGTTAATCAATGGTGCTCCTCCTATCTTtcaacctccaccacctcccccagCTAGAGTTTTGATGAAGCAGATAGAATTAGCAAGGTACTGTCCTCAGGAACCACTGTGGCATTGTTCTGGGCTTGTGAGTGGCCTCAAACAATCTTATATTTCTTTGTACAAAGCTGTCCTATGAATCCAGATATTGGAGAATTTCTCCCCACTGATGCAGTTCGATTTCAGTTTTACTGGACACCATGAAGGTAGTTTTTGATTGAATGCACTGTGAAGAAGTCATTATTACCTTATCTCTGGAATTCAGATCTTTCCCCATGTTTACATAAATGATATTTGGAGCTGTTTGGGTATGACAAAACTAAAATTAAACATTGAATAAGCAGGTTATTTAATAGGGCAATCATTAGGACCTTTAATGATCTGCTTGAGTACaggaaatacaagagaacacaaGAGTGAGAAATCAAGAGGGCACAAAATGGACATGAGATTGCTCTGTTAGACAAGATGAAAAAGAATCCCATGTGCTTCTATagctatattaagagcaaaatgatatcaaggaacaaaattggaccacttgaagatcagcatggtcatctatgcatggagctgaaagagatgggggaggtctaaaatgaattttttgcatctttatttactCGAGTGACAAACCCAGTCTATAGAACTGTGGCAAAACAATGGTCGGGTCATGTATTTTATTTGAATTATTGAAGAAGAGGTGCTTG
Proteins encoded in this region:
- the tssc4 gene encoding U5 small nuclear ribonucleoprotein TSSC4; this encodes MVDEETSTDLLLLTDPNHETRLFNDVISIGETDSENNPQSLNSISHVDESDPGDWELDDSLVEPQCDYMSDHSLITGNSPPLQLFQLRGASSGFTSRSHSIFSGLENAVKLDASQSKDKKIIEGEFKHPPYQAPQEKLTEGSPSEKMIVMVPARARQSTVLCKKPHSVPDFLLHPERWTKYSLEDVPEMSNKKNTAVALEFMGVLKKRKKEKNTDMQQDLTEDLTDFNESSSSCFNQKSDSGVGKIVFRKPSKPEVTEWDSPDKKVDVIKKREKSGELSSVDLALSDCSEVQDAEAWWHDKDVAELSKDRKQITAEEKEQNSVIFHNVRKRNRKNIRMKLNEDSEDD